A genomic window from Triticum urartu cultivar G1812 chromosome 7, Tu2.1, whole genome shotgun sequence includes:
- the LOC125520926 gene encoding 30S ribosomal protein S13, chloroplastic-like has translation MQQSRAWSSLARGIARRLSGGAPSAPISPLQSAAISTGSACLLARQDGGFVHGGFMDSIRIGGVVIPNHKRVEYALQSIHGIGRARARQILSELNLENKVTKDLSKEEIITLREGIAKYMIETDLRRFKSAAVERLEGIRCYRGIRHADALPVRGQRTKTNGRTRKEKRA, from the exons ATGCAGCAGTCACGCGCATGGTCGTCCCTTGCGCGCGGCATAGCGCGCCGCCTCTCCGGGGGAGCGCCGTCAGCTCCGATTTCTCCTCTCCAGTCCGCGGCAATCTCCACCGGGTCAGCCTGCCTGCTTGCTCGCCAG GACGGAGGTTTTGTTCATGGTGGGTTCATGGATTCCATTCGTATTGGTGGTGTTGTGATACCTAACCACAAGAGGGTGGAGTACGCACTTCAATCCATCCACGGCATTGGCCGGGCACGCGCCCGTCAGATCCTTTCAGAGCTCAATTTGGAGAACAAGGTCACCAAAGACCTCTCCAAGGAGGAGATCATCACCCTCCGTGAGGGGATCGCAAAGTACATGATTGAAACAGACCTA AGACGGTTTAAGAGTGCGGCGGTCGAGAGATTGGAAGGGATTAGATGCTACAGGGGCATCCGGCATGCGGATGCTCTCCCGGTACGTGGCCAGAGAACAAAGACCAATGGCAGGACTCGCAAGGAAAAGAGGGCTTGA